Proteins from a single region of Halalkalibaculum roseum:
- a CDS encoding hemolysin family protein: MIELLLILLTVLLSGFFSGSEIAFVSANRLKLEIESRKTSWTGRVVNYFVRNPETFLTTTLVGNNIVNVVYATLMTLFLVAPITNIFESWVGFGPSPVTLLVIQTIIASVVIMIFGEILPKALFRIHADWWVKIIAIPQQICNWIFRPLIYLADLSSDFLIRMINPEIDRSGQVFRRQDVELIFKELRDTGGSDLDKEDSEILHNVLELSNKRVKESMIPRTDIVAIEKNTSIEETLKVFISSGFSKLPVYQESIDDIIGVIFAYDLFNNPKNLTEIMRPIKLVPSSQKSKDLLSEFRKSNISVAVVIDEYGGTAGMITIEDVLEEVVGDIQDEYDTEDHIMKKLSNNTFVISGGVEIEDLREQYPEISLPEETSDYETLAGYIIDSLGRIPKVNEELLIGNNKFIISKASPSRIETVKIVLID; the protein is encoded by the coding sequence ATGATCGAACTATTACTAATTTTACTCACCGTACTCCTCAGCGGATTTTTCTCCGGCTCTGAGATAGCCTTTGTCAGTGCCAACCGGCTTAAGCTTGAGATTGAATCACGTAAAACATCCTGGACCGGTAGGGTTGTAAACTACTTTGTCCGTAATCCGGAGACCTTTCTGACAACAACTCTGGTAGGAAATAACATTGTCAACGTGGTCTACGCTACACTGATGACCCTCTTTTTGGTGGCTCCCATCACCAATATCTTCGAATCATGGGTAGGTTTTGGTCCCTCTCCGGTAACCTTGTTAGTGATACAGACCATCATTGCTTCAGTCGTCATTATGATTTTCGGAGAGATTTTGCCCAAAGCTCTTTTCCGCATACACGCCGACTGGTGGGTGAAGATTATTGCCATACCGCAACAGATTTGTAATTGGATTTTTAGACCCCTCATTTATCTCGCCGATCTCTCTTCAGATTTCCTTATCAGAATGATTAATCCTGAAATCGACCGGTCGGGCCAGGTATTCCGCCGCCAGGATGTTGAGCTCATTTTTAAAGAGCTTCGTGATACAGGAGGCAGTGATTTGGATAAAGAAGATTCGGAGATACTTCACAACGTACTGGAGCTGTCGAACAAACGGGTCAAAGAGTCAATGATTCCGCGTACCGATATCGTGGCTATTGAAAAAAATACCAGTATTGAAGAGACATTAAAGGTTTTTATCTCATCAGGCTTCTCCAAGCTGCCGGTTTACCAAGAATCTATTGATGATATCATCGGTGTAATTTTTGCCTATGACCTGTTTAACAATCCGAAGAACTTGACTGAGATCATGCGTCCCATTAAACTGGTGCCTTCATCTCAGAAATCGAAGGATCTGCTTTCGGAGTTCCGGAAGTCAAATATTTCGGTAGCGGTGGTTATTGATGAATACGGCGGTACAGCCGGTATGATTACCATCGAAGACGTGCTTGAAGAGGTGGTTGGCGATATTCAGGATGAGTACGATACTGAAGATCACATCATGAAAAAGCTTTCCAATAACACTTTTGTGATTAGCGGAGGGGTGGAAATTGAGGACCTCAGGGAGCAATATCCTGAGATCAGTTTGCCGGAGGAGACATCAGACTATGAAACACTGGCCGGCTACATTATCGATTCCCTTGGACGTATTCCCAAGGTTAATGAAGAGTTGCTGATAGGCAATAACAAATTCATAATAAGCAAAGCATCACCAAGCAGGATCGAAACCGTGAAAATCGTACTGATTGACTGA
- a CDS encoding four helix bundle protein codes for MKSKPGIKKVVNSIEDESASYDSGKDFTTLEAWKKARTVKLYFYNSVLPSLPIEEKFGLDTQIRKAAISTTANIAEGYGRFHYQEGLQFYRISRASLYELKDHLISALDLQYISRPIFDKGIEHIEESKKTLNGYIGFVKRQKPNLK; via the coding sequence ATGAAGAGTAAACCTGGAATTAAGAAAGTTGTTAATTCAATTGAGGATGAATCAGCCTCATATGATTCAGGGAAAGACTTCACTACTCTTGAAGCTTGGAAGAAAGCCAGAACCGTAAAGTTATACTTCTATAACTCTGTCTTGCCTTCTCTTCCTATAGAGGAAAAGTTTGGACTAGATACCCAAATACGAAAAGCTGCTATCAGTACGACGGCAAACATAGCTGAGGGGTATGGCAGATTTCATTACCAGGAAGGATTACAGTTTTACCGAATATCCCGGGCTTCTTTATATGAATTGAAAGACCATTTAATAAGTGCACTTGATTTACAGTATATTAGCAGACCTATTTTTGATAAAGGAATTGAACATATCGAAGAATCGAAAAAAACACTTAATGGCTATATTGGATTTGTGAAAAGGCAAAAACCGAATCTGAAATAA
- a CDS encoding enoyl-CoA hydratase/isomerase family protein, whose protein sequence is MSQSYKTISVEIDDHGIAKVVINRPEKLNALNDQVLNELAEVFKDIQINNEIKAVLLTGSGEKAFVAGADIKELADLDERSGRMASQKGQQIFQAIEDTRKPVIAVVNGYALGGGAELAMACHLRIATPNAKFGLPEVGLGLIPGYGGTQRLSHIVGNARALEMILTGKQVSAEKALEMGLVNNISENAEEEAKNLLGTILKNGPIAISKAIAAVYHSDDSNGYQVEADLFGLLCDTEDFKEGTGAFLEKRKPNFKGK, encoded by the coding sequence ATGAGCCAGTCTTACAAGACGATTTCTGTTGAAATTGATGATCATGGAATAGCTAAAGTTGTCATCAATCGCCCGGAAAAGTTAAACGCTTTAAATGACCAAGTGTTAAATGAGTTGGCAGAAGTATTTAAGGACATTCAGATTAATAATGAGATTAAAGCGGTACTACTGACCGGTTCGGGAGAGAAAGCATTCGTAGCCGGTGCCGATATCAAGGAGCTGGCTGATTTGGACGAGCGATCGGGTAGAATGGCTTCTCAAAAAGGCCAGCAGATTTTTCAGGCTATTGAAGACACCCGGAAACCGGTTATTGCTGTGGTCAACGGATATGCCCTTGGGGGCGGAGCCGAATTGGCAATGGCTTGTCACCTGCGCATTGCCACTCCCAATGCTAAATTCGGACTTCCTGAAGTAGGTCTCGGGCTCATTCCCGGTTATGGCGGTACCCAGCGTTTATCACACATTGTGGGCAACGCCCGTGCATTGGAAATGATCTTGACGGGCAAACAGGTATCGGCAGAGAAAGCGCTTGAAATGGGCCTGGTCAACAATATTTCGGAAAATGCTGAAGAAGAGGCCAAAAATTTGCTGGGGACCATATTGAAAAATGGACCGATAGCCATCAGCAAAGCGATTGCGGCCGTTTATCACTCCGATGATTCCAATGGATACCAGGTTGAAGCTGATCTGTTCGGATTGCTTTGCGACACAGAAGACTTCAAAGAGGGCACCGGCGCATTCCTCGAAAAAAGAAAACCCAACTTCAAAGGAAAATAA